The Clupea harengus chromosome 26, Ch_v2.0.2, whole genome shotgun sequence genome has a segment encoding these proteins:
- the mgat3b gene encoding beta-1,4-mannosyl-glycoprotein 4-beta-N-acetylglucosaminyltransferase produces MKMRRHRVFLLCTVGLCVISFLHYYKALHYVSLLRELSAPYPNIKSFIMVTGFFWRERATPMASAVPEEGPPPALRPSDTKPRGGEDMEDVRMPGGLGDPGGLVMEAEEDPQVPRPWGRPEEPPHGDPDGTQEQNERLELTPWHPNHPAARLRQEAPHVVVEELDPTTAPTPDPIESMGDLHHRTHHLQNDHTSYFVRTKAGALCYRKGTEVAPPPGQAKAVNPTAAANHGQRQLLQQPIQPQQQHPEEQAGTLHAKPKRGKRLVKCVCRPGWHGPYCGVPTMVYHSNLPTKERLTPRETPRRIINAINVNHEFDLLHVRFHELVDTVDLFLVCESNFTAYGDRRPLRFLRRLLNGTYDYIRHKILYVFLDHFPDGGRQDGWIADDYLRTFLTRNGMSRVAGIRPDDVFLINDADEIPAREGILFLKLFDGWTEPFAIHMRKSLYGFFWKQLGSLEVVSGCTVGMLRDVYDNDGIRLRRREYYTMPGFRKYENDTGHILVQWSLGSPFHFAGWHCSWCFSPEGIHFKLISAQNGDFPRWGDYEDKRDLKYIRDLIRTGGWFDGSVQEYPPSDPKEHMYAPKYMLDHYEQYRYLLENPYISPTNLNGG; encoded by the exons ATGAAAATGCGACGGCACAGGGTGTTCTTGCTTTGCACAGTGGGCCTGTGTGTCATCTCCTTCCTGCACTACTACAAGGCGCTGCACTACGTGTCGCTGCTGCGCGAGCTCTCCGCCCCCTACCCCAACATCAAGTCCTTCATCATGGTCACCGGCTTCTTCTGGAGGGAGAGGGCCACGCCCATGGCCAGCGCTGTGCCGGAGGAGGGGCCTCCGCCGGCGCTCAGGCCCTCCGACACCAAGCCCAGAGGCGGGGAGGACATGGAGGATGTGAGGATGCCTGGAGGACTCGGGGATCCAGGGGGGCTGGTGATGGAGGCTGAAGAGGACCCTCAGGTGCCCAGACCATGGGGCAGGCCAGAGGAACCACCGCATGGGGATCCTGATGGCACTCAG gagCAAAATGAGCGCCTAGAGCTGACACCCTGGCACCCCAATCACCCAGCAGCTCGTCTGAGACAAGAGGCTCCACATGTGGTGGTGGAAGAGCTCGACCCCACGACAGCTCCTACCCCTGACCCCATTGAGTCTATGGGCGACCTCCACCACCGCACTCATCATCTCCAGAACGACCACACATCCTATTTCGTGCGCACCAAAGCCGGGGCCTTGTGCTACCGGAAGGGGACCGAAGTGGCACCTCCTCCTGGTCAAGCCAAAGCGGTGAATCCCACAGCAGCTGCTAACCACGGCCAACGGCAGCTTCTCCAGCAGCCGAtacagccgcagcagcagcatcccgaGGAGCAGGCAGGCACCCTGCACGCCAAACCCAAGCGTGGCAAGCggttggtgaagtgtgtgtgccgCCCCGGCTGGCATGGGCCATACTGTGGTGTGCCCACCATGGTATACCACTCCAACCTGCCAACCAAGGAGCGGCTGACGCCTCGCGAGACGCCGCGGCGCATTATCAACGCAATCAACGTCAACCACGAGTTCGACTTGCTGCACGTGCGCTTTCACGAGCTGGTGGACACCGTCGACCTCTTCCTGGTGTGTGAGTCGAACTTCACGGCGTACGGCGACCGGAGACCGCTGCGCTTCCTACGCCGGCTGCTCAATGGCACCTACGACTACATCCGCCACAAGATCCTCTACGTCTTCCTCGACCACTTTCCCGATGGGGGCCGGCAGGACGGGTGGATCGCAGACGACTACCTGCGCACCTTTCTGACGCGCAACGGCATGTCTCGAGTGGCGGGTATTCGGCCGGACGACGTCTTCCTCATCAACGACGCTGATGAGATTCCAGCTCGGGAGGGCATCCTGTTCCTCAAGCTGTTCGACGGCTGGACAGAGCCCTTCGCCATCCACATGCGGAAGTCACTGTACGGATTCTTCTGGAAGCAACTGGGCTCTCTGGAGGTGGTGTCGGGCTGCACAGTGGGCATGCTTCGTGACGTCTACGACAACGACGGCATTCGGTTGCGGCGCCGAGAGTACTACACCATGCCTGGCTTCCGTAAGTACGAGAACGACACGGGACACATCTTGGTGCAGTGGTCGTTGGGAAGTCCGTTCCACTTTGCAGGTTGGCACTGCTCCTGGTGCTTCTCGCCTGAGGGCATCCACTTTAAGCTCATCTCTGCCCAAAATGGGGACTTCCCGCGGTGGGGGGACTACGAGGACAAACGAGACCTTAAGTACATTCGGGATCTGATCCGGACTGGGGGCTGGTTTGACGGCTCCGTGCAGGAGTACCCTCCTTCAGATCCCAAGGAGCATATGTACGCTCCCAAATACATGTTGGACCACTATGAGCAGTACCGGTACCTGCTTGAGAACCCGTACATCTCGCCAACAAATCTAAATGGGGGGTAA